One Catalinimonas alkaloidigena DNA window includes the following coding sequences:
- a CDS encoding T9SS type A sorting domain-containing protein: protein MRKLFTLFLLLATPAFANHLLIPMDEAQTNHLKAYGVTFQTLKHRVPVYWLLNYRGGSFLLPERTELAGDLRQRQVAFEVLTDEQAKRLRTSLDNDGPETTALLLSRAPRIALYQVKGNVTGNIVESVLSYAEIPFEEIRQEDVLEGKLDQYDWVHVHHEDFTGQHGKFHLSFKDQPWYKTQYDEDQAIASQYGFANTPQLKGAVARRIRNFCQKGGFLFAMCAGTDTYDIALATEGLDVHDVMYDGDSMNTADFDRLDFTQTFAFQNFQISQDWREYEFSTIDHVMMERRVSEKNDTFQLHQFSAQLQPVAAMLTQNHQRFIKGFMGQTTAFKKTLIKPEVTVLAEPTSVEEARMIYGNYGQGHWVFLGGHDPEDYQHLVGDPDTDISQHPNSPGYRLILNNVLLASSNLVDISGTLTAYPNPAADQLHLTFSEEQTGDWHLRILDSMGKNWHKAEFERHEATQPIDLTVANLPAGIYFVEISQGRYRATQKVIKQ, encoded by the coding sequence ATGCGAAAACTTTTTACCCTCTTCCTGCTCCTGGCTACGCCCGCCTTTGCGAACCACCTGCTGATCCCGATGGACGAGGCGCAGACCAATCACCTGAAAGCCTACGGCGTCACGTTTCAGACGCTCAAGCACCGTGTCCCCGTTTACTGGCTGCTCAATTACCGGGGCGGCAGCTTTCTGTTGCCGGAACGCACGGAACTGGCGGGCGACTTGCGCCAGCGGCAGGTGGCATTTGAGGTGCTGACCGACGAACAAGCCAAACGCCTCCGCACTTCACTCGACAACGACGGCCCCGAAACCACTGCCCTTCTGCTGTCGCGTGCGCCCCGCATTGCTTTGTATCAGGTGAAAGGCAACGTGACGGGCAACATTGTGGAGTCTGTATTGTCTTATGCAGAGATTCCTTTCGAAGAAATTAGGCAGGAAGACGTGCTGGAAGGGAAATTGGATCAATACGACTGGGTGCACGTGCATCACGAAGATTTTACCGGACAACATGGAAAATTTCACCTTTCCTTTAAAGATCAGCCCTGGTACAAGACACAATATGATGAAGATCAAGCCATCGCTTCGCAATACGGTTTCGCCAATACCCCTCAACTGAAGGGTGCCGTCGCGCGTAGAATCCGCAATTTCTGCCAGAAGGGCGGCTTTTTGTTCGCGATGTGTGCGGGTACAGATACCTACGACATTGCGCTGGCGACCGAAGGATTAGACGTCCACGATGTGATGTACGATGGAGACTCCATGAACACAGCGGACTTTGATCGGCTTGATTTCACCCAAACGTTTGCGTTCCAGAACTTCCAGATCAGTCAGGACTGGCGGGAGTACGAGTTCTCGACAATCGATCATGTGATGATGGAACGGAGAGTAAGCGAAAAGAACGATACCTTTCAATTGCATCAATTTTCGGCACAACTGCAGCCGGTGGCGGCGATGCTTACCCAAAATCACCAGCGATTCATCAAAGGCTTTATGGGCCAGACGACGGCCTTCAAAAAGACTTTGATCAAACCGGAGGTTACCGTGTTAGCGGAACCCACTTCGGTTGAAGAAGCCCGGATGATTTACGGCAATTACGGACAAGGGCACTGGGTTTTTCTGGGCGGGCACGATCCGGAAGATTACCAGCATCTCGTAGGTGATCCGGATACCGACATCAGTCAGCACCCCAACTCGCCTGGCTACCGGCTGATTCTGAACAACGTGCTGTTGGCCTCTTCCAATCTGGTGGACATCTCCGGCACACTGACCGCCTACCCCAATCCTGCCGCCGACCAATTGCACCTGACCTTTTCGGAAGAACAGACCGGCGACTGGCACCTTCGGATTCTGGACAGCATGGGCAAGAACTGGCACAAAGCCGAGTTCGAGCGGCACGAGGCGACCCAGCCCATTGACCTCACGGTCGCGAACCTCCCGGCGGGGATTTACTTCGTGGAAATTTCGCAGGGCCGTTACCGCGCCACCCAGAAAGTGATTAAACAATGA
- a CDS encoding TonB-dependent receptor: protein MQFVRKALFSTMLLLGSFVPLMAQNLSGTVVDAETQEPLTGAHVVIVNTYRAAYVGPEGEFTIQNLPAGSYDLRVTYVGYDAYTEEIAVPSPSELQITLQRSTTLTEEVVVSSTRVTERSAVAYTDVDREQIQKMNLGQDIPQLLQLTPSVVSTSDAGAGVGYTSIRIRGSDPTRTNVTINGIPYNDAESQGTFFVDLPDFASSVQSIQIQRGVGTSTNGAGAFGATVNIQTNTLEREPYAQVSNSFGSYNTWKHTVRVGTGLLGGHWAFDGRLSKISSDGYIDRARSDLKSFFTSAGYYGEKTVVKLNVFSGFEETYQAWNGVPEAVAKGDAAGIEEFIGLNWPSDANAQYLRTAGRTLNYAGTDFFQQFPAYNNEVDHYQQDHAQLFLTQELSPSLNLNIAGFYTRGLGYYEQYKVGEDFAAYQLSNVVLGNDTLTETDLVRRRWLDNHFYGTVFSANYTEGRLSATVGGGWNRYDGDHYGEIIWAQYASDHNLGDRYYQGNGLKSDFNVYSKANYQFTDALSGFLDLQYRTIGYDIGGTDNDQRTLDLSTQYDFFNPKLGLNYQWNDRRSLYASFSVANREPSRTNLVDAPAGSLPTAETLYDLEAGYREQSTRASWSVNYYLMQYKDQLIQTGELNDVGSPLMVNVPRSYRTGVELVAALRPVDWLTWNLNATFSLNKIDEFRELNYVYDAYYDVVGDTTLVYTNTTMSFSPSVIGASSLQITPVEGLELAVLTKYVGDQYLDNTQNETRKLDAYLVNDLRASYSLAALGAKEINLTLLVNNVFNTMYSSNGYTYLTLFQGESGINLTNNNFVYPQAGTNFLLGLTARF, encoded by the coding sequence ATGCAATTTGTACGGAAAGCGCTTTTCAGCACGATGCTGCTGCTGGGAAGCTTCGTGCCCCTGATGGCACAAAATCTATCGGGTACCGTGGTCGATGCGGAAACGCAGGAGCCGCTGACGGGTGCCCACGTCGTGATCGTCAACACCTACCGCGCCGCCTACGTCGGTCCCGAGGGAGAATTTACGATCCAGAATTTACCGGCCGGGAGCTACGACCTGCGCGTCACGTATGTCGGCTACGATGCCTATACCGAGGAAATCGCGGTTCCCTCTCCCTCCGAACTGCAAATCACCCTGCAGCGAAGTACTACCCTGACCGAAGAGGTGGTCGTTTCTTCGACGCGGGTGACGGAACGGAGTGCGGTCGCGTACACGGACGTAGACCGGGAGCAGATCCAGAAGATGAATCTGGGGCAGGACATTCCGCAACTGCTGCAACTGACCCCTTCGGTGGTGAGCACGTCGGACGCGGGGGCGGGCGTCGGCTACACCAGCATCCGCATCCGGGGCAGCGACCCGACGCGCACGAACGTGACCATCAACGGCATTCCGTACAACGATGCCGAATCGCAGGGAACGTTTTTTGTCGACCTGCCCGACTTTGCCTCGTCCGTCCAGAGCATCCAGATTCAGCGGGGCGTCGGCACCTCGACCAACGGGGCGGGCGCGTTCGGCGCGACGGTCAACATCCAGACCAACACGCTGGAGCGCGAGCCTTACGCGCAGGTGAGCAACTCGTTCGGGTCATACAACACCTGGAAACACACCGTTCGGGTGGGCACCGGCTTGCTCGGCGGCCACTGGGCCTTCGACGGGCGTCTGTCCAAAATCTCGTCCGACGGCTACATCGACCGGGCGCGCTCCGACCTGAAATCGTTCTTCACCTCAGCGGGGTATTACGGCGAAAAAACGGTCGTGAAGCTGAACGTCTTCTCCGGTTTTGAAGAGACGTACCAGGCCTGGAACGGCGTGCCCGAAGCGGTGGCCAAAGGCGATGCCGCCGGCATTGAGGAATTCATCGGCCTGAACTGGCCTTCGGACGCAAATGCCCAGTACCTCCGCACCGCCGGACGCACGCTGAACTACGCGGGCACCGACTTTTTCCAGCAGTTTCCGGCGTACAACAACGAAGTGGACCATTACCAGCAGGACCACGCGCAACTGTTTCTGACGCAGGAACTTTCCCCGTCACTCAACCTGAACATCGCCGGGTTCTACACGCGCGGCCTCGGCTATTACGAACAGTACAAAGTCGGGGAAGATTTTGCCGCTTACCAATTGTCGAACGTCGTGCTCGGAAACGATACGCTGACCGAGACGGACCTGGTGCGGCGGCGCTGGCTCGACAACCACTTCTACGGAACGGTGTTTTCGGCAAATTACACCGAAGGACGCCTGAGCGCGACGGTCGGCGGCGGCTGGAACCGGTACGACGGCGACCACTACGGCGAAATTATCTGGGCACAGTACGCGAGCGATCATAATCTAGGCGATCGGTATTACCAGGGCAACGGCCTGAAGTCGGACTTCAACGTGTATTCGAAGGCGAATTACCAGTTCACCGATGCGCTGAGCGGCTTTCTGGATCTGCAATACCGCACGATCGGCTACGACATCGGTGGCACCGACAACGACCAGCGGACGCTGGATCTGTCGACGCAATATGATTTCTTCAATCCCAAACTGGGCCTGAACTACCAGTGGAACGACCGTCGCAGTCTGTACGCGTCGTTTAGCGTGGCAAACCGGGAGCCGAGCCGCACCAACCTGGTCGATGCCCCCGCGGGGAGTTTGCCGACTGCCGAAACCCTGTACGACCTGGAAGCGGGTTACCGCGAACAGTCGACGCGGGCCTCGTGGAGCGTGAATTACTATTTGATGCAGTACAAAGATCAGTTGATTCAGACAGGCGAATTGAACGACGTGGGCAGTCCGCTGATGGTCAATGTCCCTCGCAGTTACCGCACCGGCGTGGAACTGGTGGCGGCCCTCCGCCCGGTCGACTGGCTGACCTGGAACCTGAACGCGACTTTCAGCCTCAACAAGATCGACGAGTTCCGGGAGCTGAATTACGTCTATGATGCGTATTACGACGTGGTAGGCGACACTACACTTGTCTACACCAACACCACCATGTCGTTTTCGCCGTCGGTGATCGGGGCGTCCAGCCTGCAAATTACTCCCGTGGAAGGATTGGAATTGGCGGTGCTGACCAAATACGTGGGTGACCAGTACCTGGACAATACGCAAAACGAGACGCGTAAACTGGATGCGTACCTGGTCAATGACTTGCGGGCGAGCTACTCGCTGGCGGCGCTGGGCGCGAAGGAAATCAACCTGACGCTGCTGGTGAACAACGTGTTCAACACGATGTATTCCTCGAACGGCTATACGTATCTGACGCTCTTCCAGGGCGAAAGTGGTATCAACCTCACCAACAACAACTTTGTCTATCCGCAGGCGGGTACCAATTTTCTGCTGGGCCTGACGGCACGGTTCTAA
- a CDS encoding sterol desaturase family protein — protein MLTIIFIVFGGCFVIERLMPGWTLPEVPTWTIRVLGVNFVQLGIVTLAGVTWERWFSAWSLFHLSDQVGPAWGGVIAYFIATFIFYWWHRWRHTVDFLWTRFHQIHHSPQRIEVITSFYKHPLEMTVNSLIGSLLVYTLLGLSLEAGAVYTLCTALGEFFYHTNVKTPQWIGYIFQRPEMHRIHHEYNKHTNNYGDIVWWDMLFGTYENPKEFRTSCGFDNEKEQRLFEMLQFKDVHKE, from the coding sequence ATGCTAACTATCATTTTTATCGTTTTTGGTGGCTGTTTTGTGATCGAGCGGCTCATGCCCGGTTGGACATTACCGGAAGTACCGACCTGGACCATCCGGGTACTGGGCGTCAACTTTGTGCAATTGGGTATCGTGACGCTGGCGGGCGTAACCTGGGAACGGTGGTTTTCGGCCTGGAGCCTTTTTCATTTGTCCGATCAGGTAGGACCCGCCTGGGGCGGCGTTATCGCTTACTTCATTGCGACCTTCATTTTCTATTGGTGGCACCGCTGGCGGCATACAGTCGATTTTCTGTGGACGCGATTTCATCAGATTCACCATTCGCCGCAACGGATCGAGGTGATCACCTCTTTCTACAAACACCCGCTGGAGATGACGGTCAATTCCCTGATCGGCAGTCTGTTGGTCTACACGCTCTTGGGTTTAAGTCTGGAAGCGGGGGCGGTCTATACGCTATGCACCGCGCTGGGCGAGTTTTTCTACCATACCAACGTAAAGACGCCGCAGTGGATCGGCTACATTTTCCAGCGACCCGAAATGCACCGGATTCACCACGAATACAACAAGCACACGAACAACTATGGCGACATTGTCTGGTGGGACATGCTGTTCGGGACGTACGAGAATCCCAAAGAATTCAGGACCTCGTGCGGTTTCGACAACGAGAAAGAACAGCGACTATTTGAGATGCTACAATTCAAAGATGTGCATAAAGAATAG